One region of Bacillus pumilus genomic DNA includes:
- a CDS encoding VWA domain-containing protein, with protein sequence MLKKVFTLVTLAVLTLSMSISSPVFAKASTVKKHNKDVRVTILLDASGSMARKVEGERKFDLAKQEVFKFAQSLPKDAKIRMSLFGSEGNNKNSGKAQSCEVIRGVYGVQPYEKESFENSLNELGPNGWTPIARALEHAKQADEQLNNGTKHIVYLITDGEETCGGDPVKVAKELHNSKGSTVVNVIGLDFNDGYEGQLKQVAKAGKGHYYQASTGKEMGSILSAESLKLHE encoded by the coding sequence ATGTTGAAAAAAGTATTTACACTCGTAACCTTAGCTGTATTGACATTATCTATGTCAATCTCTTCACCAGTATTTGCAAAAGCATCTACAGTCAAAAAACATAACAAAGATGTAAGAGTCACCATCTTACTTGATGCAAGTGGAAGCATGGCAAGAAAAGTAGAGGGAGAACGCAAATTTGACCTCGCAAAACAAGAGGTATTTAAATTTGCTCAGTCACTTCCAAAAGACGCTAAAATTCGTATGAGCTTGTTTGGCTCTGAAGGAAACAACAAAAATTCAGGTAAAGCTCAATCATGTGAAGTCATTAGAGGCGTTTATGGCGTACAGCCTTACGAAAAAGAAAGCTTTGAAAACTCTTTAAACGAACTTGGACCAAATGGCTGGACACCGATTGCTCGTGCTCTTGAACATGCAAAGCAAGCGGATGAACAGCTTAATAATGGAACAAAACATATTGTGTACCTCATCACTGATGGCGAAGAAACTTGTGGCGGGGATCCAGTAAAAGTAGCAAAAGAATTGCATAACTCAAAAGGCTCGACTGTTGTTAATGTCATTGGATTAGACTTTAACGATGGCTATGAAGGTCAATTAAAGCAAGTAGCCAAAGCTGGTAAAGGCCATTACTACCAAGCAAGCACTGGTAAAGAAATGGGTTCTATCCTGTCAGCAGAATCATTAAAACTACACGAATAA
- a CDS encoding VWA domain-containing protein, which translates to MKRNIVLTILASLVLLLSSPAHAVTKKQEPAHVVILLDLSGSMAQSVEGEKKIDIAKRSIQSFASILSDDTQVLLRVFGHEGTNKNAGKAISCESSEAVFGFGSYESSTFQQALNVYKPTGWTPLAKALTDTKQDFEDHQAEGKNIVYVVSDGQETCGGSPSQAAKELHEGGIDTIVNIIGFDVNEKEARSLKSVAKAGGGQYQPAANAEELNYILQNAASTFSQ; encoded by the coding sequence ATGAAACGCAATATTGTATTAACCATTTTGGCTAGTCTTGTCCTGCTTCTTTCTTCACCAGCTCATGCTGTGACAAAAAAACAGGAGCCGGCTCATGTGGTGATATTACTCGATCTAAGCGGCAGCATGGCGCAATCAGTTGAAGGCGAAAAGAAAATCGATATCGCCAAACGTTCTATTCAAAGCTTCGCAAGTATTTTATCAGATGATACACAAGTTCTTCTTCGTGTGTTTGGTCATGAAGGAACCAATAAAAATGCTGGAAAAGCAATTTCTTGTGAAAGCTCTGAAGCCGTTTTTGGATTTGGATCATATGAGTCATCAACATTTCAGCAAGCGCTGAATGTGTATAAGCCAACCGGATGGACACCACTTGCAAAAGCATTAACAGATACGAAGCAAGATTTTGAAGATCACCAGGCTGAAGGGAAAAATATTGTCTACGTCGTCAGCGATGGTCAAGAAACTTGTGGAGGAAGCCCTTCACAAGCAGCAAAGGAATTACATGAAGGCGGAATTGACACCATTGTTAATATCATTGGCTTTGACGTGAATGAAAAAGAAGCCAGAAGTCTAAAGTCTGTTGCAAAAGCAGGCGGTGGACAATATCAACCGGCTGCAAATGCCGAAGAATTGAATTACATTCTACAAAATGCAGCGAGCACTTTTAGTCAGTAG